Part of the Catalinimonas alkaloidigena genome is shown below.
TGATAATTGCTGGTTATACGCATCATCCCCTATATCATCAGTATGCCCATTGATTTGTATTACGATATTGGGTTGAGCTTTGAGTAGGGTATAAATCTGGTTTAGTTCAACCAGAGATTCTTTGCGTATATTAGTTTTGTTAGTGTCAAAAAAGATATTTTTCAAAATACCAATCGTACCTACCTTACTTTCCTGTAAGGCAATATCTATCGTATTATCTTTGTATGACTCCAAGGCTGACGATCTTATATTCTGTGAATAGAACAGATAACCATCACTCTCTACAGTAAGTCCGAGGTTGGTGCCTTCCGGAATGGATATTCTGAATGTACCTGTTTCGGGATCTGAAAAGGTACGTGTCATGACGATGTTCTTTTCATTATCAGAAAGTATAATTTCCGCTTCCAAAAAGTCACCCGTTTCAATATTACGTACTTTTCCTACCAGGAATGTCTCTTTGTCTTTTTTTCTTGACAGCGTCATCAAAGGCGCGTCTTTCTTTTCCTGAATAAAATCTCTTTTATCCATCAGAATAGCATAGATGTCATTTCCGCCCAAGCCATCTTCGCGGGCGGTGGCGTAGTATCCATATTCATTATTTTTTGTGATCACAAAGTAATTATCGTCTTGCGCCGTGTTGATAGGAAAAGCCAAGTTGATAGGAGTGGTCCACTTTTCTCTGAGATATTTGCTCTTGAAAATATCAAATCCCCCCATTCCAAGATGGCCCGTAGAGCTAAAGTACAATGTCTCACCATCAGCATGGATAAAAGGAGCATCTTCGTCCCCTGAAGTATTTATTTTTGGACCTAGGTTGATAGGTTTTCCCCATCTGCCAAAGTCATCTAAAGTAGAGACATAAATATCAAAACCACCGTATCCTCCAGGGCGGTTGCTGGAGAAATACAGTTTATTGCCTTCACCGTTCATGGATATGGAAAGTTCCCGGTAGGGTGAGTTTACTCCTCCTACTGCCTTAGGCTCCCCCCAGCTTTTACTGTTAAAGGTGGAAACGTAAAAATCACCATCTCCTTCATCCATATAGATGAAAAGCTGCTTACCATCAGGTGAGATAGCTGCTCCACACTCATGAAAATTGGTATTTACGGCACCCTTTATTTTTTCAGGGGCAGCCCACTGATTATTTTTTTTGTGTGCGATGTAGATATCCTCATAATAGTTGTTGTCATAAGCCATATCTCCACCAGTAGAGCCTTCTCTTCTGGAAGTAAAAATTAACGAATTGCCATCCGCTGTTATCAGTGGTGCGTAATCCTGATTATCTGAATTAATACTTTTAAGGTTAGTTATTTTTACATCTTTAGGGTTATTGAAATACTCAATGCCAATAGCGCACTGCATAATATGTTGATCAGCAGCAAAAGTATTATCTGTGATTTCACGGTAAGCAGTAAAATGATCTAGCGCTTCCATAAACTGATGGTTGTACTGGTAAGCCAATGCCAGATTGTATAATAGCTGACCTTTGGGGTTGGATATGTTTTCGTATACTTTTTTAAGATAAGGTAACGCTCTGTCTTTATACTTACTTTTCAGGTAAGCCTGACCAATCCTGTAAGCGAGTTCCAGATCACCGGGCTCTTTTTCATCTGCCAGAAGGTAGGTATTGACAGCTTCAGTATAAAAACCATCTTTATAGTATTTGTCAGCCATTTTGATCAGTTTATTGAATGACTGAGCATGGCAATTTATTGAGATTACAGAAAGGAGAACTATGCCTATTAGGTGTTTCATAAACCGTATGCTTTTAAAAAAACGCATACAGCAAGTAGATCGAGTGCTTATAGAATAAAAACTCAGATTTGTTTACAACCTATGGATGTACAATAAGCGATAGTTTTGTAGTACAATTGCTTTCAAAATGTATTCAGCAAAGGGTAACTATTCGTTTCCTTTGAGCCACATTTTAATCAGTGAACGATAGTCAGTGTAATGAATATAACGTTCGTTGGTTAAGAAAAATACCTGAAGCGGGTTTCCTTCTTCAGCATTCAATACCGCGTAAGGGCGTATGTTATCCAGTGTTGATGAAGAAGTGATTTGTTGTGCTTTCCACCTCCCTTTTTCTAATCTTTTCCACTGTTCAATTTCAAATATTCCGTTTTGCTCAGTGGATAAATAGACTATCTCAGGATTCTCATGATCCAAAACCACTCCTCCTGAATAATTCATTTCTCTTTCTACGGTTCCGGCCAATGTTTGAGGAAACCACTTGCCGGCATGAGTGAGGAACTGGCGTTCCCATTGCTTTCCGTTCCATCGTGCATAGTGGTAATAGTGGGAGGAGTCATCAGGAAAAGAGGCATAGGTAAGTACAGGGTTTCCATCATCATCCGCAGCGATATCCCAGATCCAGGCTTTGTTGGATGTAGAACCATCATGCACCATCTCTGCCTGTTGTGGACTGAAGGGCACCTCAGATAAAGATATTATTTTTTCTCCACTGGCTTTATGAAAGTCACCATCCTCGTAATAGGCATAGTAGATACTGTTGGTAGTTTCATTTCTTGGGTGACCATCCGTAAAAGCGATATGAAGCCTTTCACCATCACTATAGACTTTTACATAAGGCCTCCGGTTTCGGTATATTCTTTCAGGCAGAATCAGGATTTTACCTTTCGTCCAAGTCTTTCCGCCATCCTTTGAGATAGAGTAGTTAGGTTTAAAGTCCATACCCCTCCATAATAAAAAGAGCTCATCCTTAACTTTCCATACATTTACATAAGTGTAAGTTTTGGAATAGCCAGCGTAGGTTGTGGTATCATTTAGTGTTAAAGAACGCCTTTCTTCCCAACTGTTTATATTTTCAGGCTCACGACTAACTAGCTGGTAGATAGGTGTTTCACGAGAGTGTTTAGCATAAAAAACCATGATACGTCCATCCTCAGTAAAGTGCAATGCGGGATTATCATGGTCGTCTATTTCCAGATTTTCGTGCAGTACTTCGGTTTCAATTTGATCACTGTTATGATCATAATAGCCAATCAGGATATTGCCGGTTGAGTCTACCCAGGAGGCATAGGTCCTTTGGTGCTTACCTTCATAGTAAACTGCCCTGGGGTCAGAAAACCAACACCAGGCACCATCATCACTAAAGGTCTTTACGGCTGATGGTTCATCAAGTGTTTGTGCTGAAACTTTAATGCAGATAAGGCAATAAGCCCATAGCAGGAAAAGAGAAAATGCTGATAATTTTTTCATAGGTTGTTATAAAACAGTAGAGCACATGCCCGCTACCCTACGTCTCAGTAAAATAGAAAGAGCATGATGCTCCCAAAAATATAAACATCTTCTTAATAGTGAAACCTATGATAATTTAAATGCCAGCTATGCTAATGTTTAGAGAAGTAGTTTTAGCTTCTAAGATGCTTTAGGTGCTCTGCGATAGCAGTAATAGCTGAGTACTTCAATGATTGCTAACCTGATCGCTTGATTGATAGGATAAAACTTATCTGTAAGCCTGTGGTCAACATTGCACAAACGATAATAATAGTTGCGCATAACCGGACTTGCCTTTCCTTCTTTTACCCAATGTTCCGCTTTACTGTATATTTCTGGGAGCTCTGTTTTGATGACACTGCAAGTAGAAAGTCTTTTTACTCCGTATTTATCAAATGCTGCAGAAAATCCGAAAAGGCGACAGATGAGCCCTCTCTGTGGATAAGAGGTGCATTTTCCCTGTCGGCTGTCAACACTGAATGTCTGAAGGATCGCACAAACCTGATCTTCCTGATAGCTTCTTAATTTTTCTAACCACTGTTCAGCCTGATTATTCACAAATAAATGATAGGCAAGTGGTAAAAATTCAAGCACGGTTGCCTCTATATCTGACTTAAAACAACATTTACCACAACCTGCTATGCAGTGCATACCGGTATCTTGACGAAAGGCCTGCATCTCCTGATCCAGTTCCTTATAAAGCTTTTCAACTGCTTTTACTTTTTTCTTGATGGACATATATAATTTTAAACTGAGATTAATACTGTAAATCAGGAAGAAGAGTTGCAGTTAGTATGAAAATAATTTTAGCCTACAAAGAAGGCTGGCGAGAAGCATCTTTCATCTCTTCAGCAATATAGACAAGCTGGACTGAAAGACTACATAAATGTTTAATTTGCTCAATGATTTCGGAAGGCTCATCAAGTATAGGCAGGTTGAATTGAGATTGATTTTTCTTCTTTTTACGCTGCCATTTAAGGAGGTACTCTAAATAGTGTGCAAAAGGGTAGCGCCCATCAAATTGATACTTCCAGACCTGATTCGGGATATTACTTAACGTAACTGATTTGTTCTGCTCTGTTAATATGATAAGCCCTCTTTCTACATCAAACTGATAACTAAAATATTTGCTGATTTTCTTTTCGTGTATTTCTTCCTTCATTTGTATCGCTGAAGGTATGCTGCTTTTATTGTGTTCAGTAGTGTGGGCTACAAATATTAGTTTTCCCCATGCTACCCACTGCCTGAAACCGGGGTACAAGGGGACTCTGGGAAGCTCTTTCTCTAAAAATTCCTGATATTTATGAGGGTATTCAGGATCATGTAAGACGGCAAAGGTATAGTAAAAAATGTTTTCTTTATTGACCGCTTCTGCATCTTTTTTGGCATCGTCATGCGCACGTGTGAGTATCGCAAGCTGATCTTTGAGCTCTTCTATGTAGGCTTTTACCTTTTGATAAATTACTTTTCTTTCAATCGCATCTCTTTCAAGGCGAAGCACTTTTCTCTTGAACTCATCAATTTTTTTGTAGGGTGGGGTAAGTAATTCTACATCAGAAGTAAAGTGGCGTGCTTCTTCTAACAAGTTATTGATTTGTGTTGGATATTTACTGATCACCGGGAGGTCACGGCTCACGCTTTCAATCTTATCAAGGGTTTGTGTAATACCTTCAGGCGGGAAAACAATGAAAGTCTGGTTGTGGGCTTTGGTTTTTTTTTGATAGTGTTCTTTGAAGTTTTTTAAAGTACTATCGCTAATATTTAGCGATGAGGGACCGCTCAGATGCTGACTGTTCAATGGAAAAACAAAAAACTTGTTCCAAAATTTGCTGCCCCACAGATTGACCAGCGGGTATACGTATTGATGTCGTTGACTATATGCTATTGCTGGAATACCTGTATTTTCCTCAGCAATCAGCTTTTCTTCCACATAAGCAAAAACTGAGACATAAGGTTCAAGCTCAATTTTTTTGATTTTTTGTTTGTCAAAAGTCAGCGTGACTCCTTCTTCAGCCATATTGAGTAAATGAGCAGGCCAGTTTATCAAAGGGTCGGAAACATCATTTTTTTTGTGGAGCTTCGCATATTGCCTGAGCACAAATTTAACCTTTTTTTCAAGCAGTTTAGGGTTGATATCAGTAAACCAGGCCTCCATCAGGCGTGCACTTCCCTTTTGGTAGCTGTCAAATATGGACGATTTCTGATCGTAAATAGCAAGATGTTGAAAAAAATCGCTTTCCGGTAAACCTAACCAATAATCCTGTTGATCGGTATAAACGTTTTGCCATTTTAGCTCTTCAAAATCTTTTGTTTCCTCCTGGTTAAATTTTAGGAGGGAAACATCAGTATGTTGAATGTTGGTAGTTTTTGTAGCTTTTGCCTTTTTGATGAGGTACAGCACAGCCAGTCCATCATCTTCATTTTTCAATTCAAGAATGTATATTTCCTGAAAAATATATTCCAGAAATCGTCTGAAATCACTGTGTTTTGAATCGCTCAAAAAATATCCGGGCAATAAACACATTATGATTCCTTGCTCACCCAGGTGGTTTGCAGACCATAAAATTAGTCTTTCCTTTTCTCCTGAAACTTTAGTTTCCAGCTTAAGCTCTTTTTTTAGATTTTAAAATTTGCTGGTCCAGGATGGGAATAGCCTTTTTAATATAAGGGTAAGGATGAGGTAGCCTGAGGTCAAGACAGATAGCGGTAAAGTCATGATCATTTAGCTGTGTTGCGACTACTTGTTTACCCTCTTTTTCAGTAAATAAGTTCGTTTGATGCCCCAGGCCTTGTACATTCAACGGATCCTGCCATTGGGCAGGAAGATGAATTTCACTTTCAGTTTCATGAGCAGATTCGGAAAAACACTTTTGCAGGTAATCAAACAAATCAGTAAAACAGTAAAGACTTCTTTTTTGCTTTACTTCTTCCTGTACATCCTCCTCTACAACCGATAGCAAACTTTTCTCCCAATAGCTTTCCTTAGTATTGATGAACAGAATTTCAATATCTTTATCGTTTATGCTTTTGCCAAGCTTCCGTTTAAGCAGATAATTATTTAACTGATGAAGTTTTGAAATTGCTTCCTGAGAGAGGAGAGGGGGGAAAGTAGCGTATCTGAGGTAATGCCAAGTCGCCTGCTGTATTTCAAGCGGAAAAGCGGAGATCCCTTTATTGATAAAATTATCTCCCAAAGTATTGCGTTGAGAACTTTTTTTCAGATGCTGAATGATATCCTTCAAACTATATAAGGCAGGGGCATTCCTAATCTTCTCCCATTTAGCTTCGTCCTCTAAAAATGAAAACAGGAAAGCGTCAGCAAGAATAATGTGTATGTCTTTTTCATCAAGTTTTGCCGACAAACAGGCTCTGACTTGATCTGTAAAATGTACAAGAAGGGATTGAAAAGGTCTGGACTGTGCTTTTTCCTTTTCAATGTACTTAGTGACTGAATGATTAAGTTGATTGTACTCATTTTTCCATCCGTCAAGCTTTTTTTGTAAGCCGTGTAATGATTCCTCGTCCAGTGCGTATGCAATCCGGAGTTGGTTAAGAAAAGCAATGTGTCTTTTATCTAAAGGCATGTTGAGCAGAGACAAGCGTAGGAATAGCTCAAGAAAATGAGATAATAGGAATAAAAAAAGTTCGGCCATTAAGCCGAACTGATCAATTAAATTATCTTAAGAGGGATTATTGCCATTCATGCCAAGTTTTTCTTCAGCATGTTTGCGTGCTTCTTCCATCTCTGATTCTAAGTCAAAGTGTCCGTTTTCAGTCAAAAAAAAACTACTGATTCTATCTCTCAGCTTGTCGCCAGACTCCGGCGCCAGCAATAAGGCCATGATGCCCCCGGCAATTAAACCACCTGCCAGACCGGCAAAAATAGCAGTGTTGTCATCAGTCTGCTTTCTTTTTGGTTTCAGCAGTAAATGCTGTTGTTCTAAAAGTTTTTCTTTCAAGACTTTATTCATGGCCAGTGCTGAACCGGTCACGTAGCTTATTGTTTTAAGGGCTTCTAAAGAAGGAAACTTTTTTTTCTTCTTTTTGCCGAATGTAAAGTTACTGCTTCCAAATTTCATAGATGAAAAAGTTTAATGGTTTAAAATGTATTCTTTAAATGTAATTTACGATGATTATAAAGATATACAAACGATATCCGAAGGCTGATGTTATGCCTGTTTGAAATAACTGTGTCAATAAATGATCTCAGGCTCTGCATCACTTAGAGCCTGCTCATTAAGTTTCCAGAATTGCGCAGCTACAGCATCAGGATGATACTTTTCATCACTTTTTTGTACAATGCCGTTGACTGTGACAGTAGCCACATGAATGTTAAGCGGCTTGAGCTGTTCATGAAGGCTATAAGCCAGGTTACGGAGACCAGCTTTACCAATTGCTAATGATCCGTAGCTTGGATTAGGATGTATAGACAATCCTCCACCTGTAAAAAATATTTTGCCTTTGCCTGAGTTTTCCATCTCCTGGCTAACTGTACGGCTCGCGATAAGGGCGCCCAAGGTATTAACCCTGAAATCCATCATAAGGTCATCTTCATCCATGGTCATCAGATCCACTTCCCTAACGGCGGCAGCATTGTATACCAGCACTTCA
Proteins encoded:
- a CDS encoding OmpA family protein; translation: MKHLIGIVLLSVISINCHAQSFNKLIKMADKYYKDGFYTEAVNTYLLADEKEPGDLELAYRIGQAYLKSKYKDRALPYLKKVYENISNPKGQLLYNLALAYQYNHQFMEALDHFTAYREITDNTFAADQHIMQCAIGIEYFNNPKDVKITNLKSINSDNQDYAPLITADGNSLIFTSRREGSTGGDMAYDNNYYEDIYIAHKKNNQWAAPEKIKGAVNTNFHECGAAISPDGKQLFIYMDEGDGDFYVSTFNSKSWGEPKAVGGVNSPYRELSISMNGEGNKLYFSSNRPGGYGGFDIYVSTLDDFGRWGKPINLGPKINTSGDEDAPFIHADGETLYFSSTGHLGMGGFDIFKSKYLREKWTTPINLAFPINTAQDDNYFVITKNNEYGYYATAREDGLGGNDIYAILMDKRDFIQEKKDAPLMTLSRKKDKETFLVGKVRNIETGDFLEAEIILSDNEKNIVMTRTFSDPETGTFRISIPEGTNLGLTVESDGYLFYSQNIRSSALESYKDNTIDIALQESKVGTIGILKNIFFDTNKTNIRKESLVELNQIYTLLKAQPNIVIQINGHTDDIGDDAYNQQLSEKRARAVADYLLNYGLSADRITARGFGESKPIASNKFEENGRALNRRTEIEIIKILDTK
- a CDS encoding BNR-4 repeat-containing protein; protein product: MKKLSAFSLFLLWAYCLICIKVSAQTLDEPSAVKTFSDDGAWCWFSDPRAVYYEGKHQRTYASWVDSTGNILIGYYDHNSDQIETEVLHENLEIDDHDNPALHFTEDGRIMVFYAKHSRETPIYQLVSREPENINSWEERRSLTLNDTTTYAGYSKTYTYVNVWKVKDELFLLWRGMDFKPNYSISKDGGKTWTKGKILILPERIYRNRRPYVKVYSDGERLHIAFTDGHPRNETTNSIYYAYYEDGDFHKASGEKIISLSEVPFSPQQAEMVHDGSTSNKAWIWDIAADDDGNPVLTYASFPDDSSHYYHYARWNGKQWERQFLTHAGKWFPQTLAGTVEREMNYSGGVVLDHENPEIVYLSTEQNGIFEIEQWKRLEKGRWKAQQITSSSTLDNIRPYAVLNAEEGNPLQVFFLTNERYIHYTDYRSLIKMWLKGNE
- a CDS encoding YkgJ family cysteine cluster protein, encoding MSIKKKVKAVEKLYKELDQEMQAFRQDTGMHCIAGCGKCCFKSDIEATVLEFLPLAYHLFVNNQAEQWLEKLRSYQEDQVCAILQTFSVDSRQGKCTSYPQRGLICRLFGFSAAFDKYGVKRLSTCSVIKTELPEIYSKAEHWVKEGKASPVMRNYYYRLCNVDHRLTDKFYPINQAIRLAIIEVLSYYCYRRAPKAS
- a CDS encoding type ISP restriction/modification enzyme, whose product is MSDSKHSDFRRFLEYIFQEIYILELKNEDDGLAVLYLIKKAKATKTTNIQHTDVSLLKFNQEETKDFEELKWQNVYTDQQDYWLGLPESDFFQHLAIYDQKSSIFDSYQKGSARLMEAWFTDINPKLLEKKVKFVLRQYAKLHKKNDVSDPLINWPAHLLNMAEEGVTLTFDKQKIKKIELEPYVSVFAYVEEKLIAEENTGIPAIAYSQRHQYVYPLVNLWGSKFWNKFFVFPLNSQHLSGPSSLNISDSTLKNFKEHYQKKTKAHNQTFIVFPPEGITQTLDKIESVSRDLPVISKYPTQINNLLEEARHFTSDVELLTPPYKKIDEFKRKVLRLERDAIERKVIYQKVKAYIEELKDQLAILTRAHDDAKKDAEAVNKENIFYYTFAVLHDPEYPHKYQEFLEKELPRVPLYPGFRQWVAWGKLIFVAHTTEHNKSSIPSAIQMKEEIHEKKISKYFSYQFDVERGLIILTEQNKSVTLSNIPNQVWKYQFDGRYPFAHYLEYLLKWQRKKKKNQSQFNLPILDEPSEIIEQIKHLCSLSVQLVYIAEEMKDASRQPSL
- a CDS encoding SDR family NAD(P)-dependent oxidoreductase is translated as MASSKILTIVGMGEGISMSIASKFGHQGFTIAMISRSDEKLSQYQKKLQRDKVEAYYYIADVSDSQQLISCLAYIRESLGPTEVLVYNAAAVREVDLMTMDEDDLMMDFRVNTLGALIASRTVSQEMENSGKGKIFFTGGGLSIHPNPSYGSLAIGKAGLRNLAYSLHEQLKPLNIHVATVTVNGIVQKSDEKYHPDAVAAQFWKLNEQALSDAEPEIIY